A single genomic interval of Nocardioides nitrophenolicus harbors:
- a CDS encoding MetQ/NlpA family ABC transporter substrate-binding protein has product MSTTRSNPDTQAPGDRPEIDLGGGGSRRWLVLAVVGVVLVGVVVALVLRGGGDSEKAVAGSHFSDDFAIAYQASSASEQAFLEYLDKEIAPDYGVRIDPVGIEDGNQLDQATADGKYIANIYQHKHWLQQVTDSTGMKLTALGPVFQWSYSIYSSRFGSLEELPDGATIALLNDPANTAQALWILERAGVLTFKDGVDPWAATEEDIASNPRGFEFTYMEYGAGPRTLDSVDAVIDYNMSFVDAGTPDEQRIYAPDAPREFAGQLVVGTEYLDDPQVATLKKVFFDPRVQEYLATNDDPSLSGQLAPVSAS; this is encoded by the coding sequence ATGTCCACCACCCGATCGAACCCCGACACCCAGGCCCCCGGCGACCGCCCCGAGATCGACCTGGGGGGTGGCGGGAGCCGCCGCTGGCTGGTCCTCGCCGTCGTCGGCGTCGTGTTGGTCGGCGTCGTCGTCGCCCTCGTCCTCCGCGGCGGCGGCGACAGCGAGAAGGCCGTCGCCGGCAGCCACTTCTCCGACGACTTCGCCATCGCCTACCAGGCGAGCTCGGCCTCGGAGCAGGCCTTCCTGGAGTACCTCGACAAGGAGATCGCGCCCGACTACGGCGTGCGCATCGACCCGGTCGGGATCGAGGACGGCAACCAGCTCGACCAGGCGACGGCCGACGGCAAGTACATCGCCAACATCTACCAGCACAAGCACTGGCTCCAGCAGGTCACCGACTCCACCGGGATGAAGCTGACCGCGCTCGGGCCGGTCTTCCAGTGGTCGTACTCGATCTACTCCTCCCGCTTCGGCTCGCTCGAGGAGCTGCCGGACGGCGCGACGATCGCGCTGCTCAACGACCCCGCCAACACCGCGCAGGCGCTGTGGATCCTGGAGCGCGCCGGCGTCCTCACCTTCAAGGACGGGGTGGACCCGTGGGCGGCGACCGAGGAGGACATCGCGAGCAACCCGCGCGGCTTCGAGTTCACCTACATGGAGTACGGCGCCGGGCCGCGCACCCTGGACTCGGTCGACGCCGTGATCGACTACAACATGTCCTTCGTCGACGCCGGGACCCCGGACGAGCAGCGCATCTACGCCCCCGACGCCCCGCGGGAGTTCGCCGGACAGCTGGTGGTCGGCACGGAGTACCTCGACGACCCGCAGGTGGCGACCCTGAAGAAGGTGTTCTTCGACCCCCGGGTCCAGGAGTACCTCGCCACCAACGACGACCCGAGCCTGTCGGGCCAGCTGGCGCCGGTCTCCGCGAGCTGA